In one window of Dehalococcoidia bacterium DNA:
- the gmhB gene encoding D-glycero-beta-D-manno-heptose 1,7-bisphosphate 7-phosphatase codes for MKPLTVLIDRDGVINRNRNDYVKSWEEFEFLPGSLAALKSLAQRRAQVIVVTNQSVVGRGIISLDELEEIHACMREEIERRGAYVDAVFCCPHAPEEGCSCRKPQPGLLAEALELFDVDKQRCYVVGDSFSDLLAARALGLPFILVLTGRGRHELAHQAGCLPSLVASDLQAAVRWILRQERSAEEAA; via the coding sequence ATGAAGCCCTTGACAGTCCTGATCGACCGGGACGGGGTCATAAACCGCAACCGCAACGATTACGTGAAATCATGGGAGGAGTTCGAGTTCCTGCCCGGATCGCTGGCGGCGCTTAAGTCGCTTGCCCAGCGGCGCGCGCAGGTAATCGTTGTCACCAACCAATCGGTAGTGGGACGGGGCATCATCTCGCTCGACGAACTAGAGGAGATACACGCCTGCATGCGGGAGGAGATCGAGCGGCGCGGCGCCTACGTCGACGCCGTCTTCTGCTGCCCGCATGCGCCCGAAGAGGGCTGTTCCTGTCGCAAACCGCAGCCGGGCCTGCTGGCCGAGGCCCTAGAGCTCTTCGACGTCGACAAGCAGCGCTGCTACGTCGTCGGCGACAGCTTCAGCGACCTGCTCGCCGCCCGCGCGCTCGGGCTTCCGTTCATCCTTGTCCTCACCGGACGGGGACGGCATGAGCTGGCGCATCAAGCGGGGTGCCTTCCCAGCCTTGTCGCCAGCGACCTTCAAGCGGCCGTCCGCTGGATCCTGAGGCAGGAACGATCGGCAGAGGAGGCGGCATGA
- a CDS encoding GHMP kinase encodes MRISFAGGGTDLEDYYARYGGMVVSAAIDKYFYVFVSANGGQGVHIGSSDYRCFHRWSGRNGGHWDGDLRLPRAILDEFDISGGLSIFLASEIPPGTGLGSSSTVAAALIKALSTLTGHRLDPIQIAETAYRVESGKLGRPCGKQDHYAAAFGGLNAIYFESSGVRVEPLDIDLETRERLCERLLLFFLGRSRNASEIGKAQQQATREGKQDVIESLHYLKETARVAREALKRGDLPVLGEVLRDSWERKKKLASGVSNPHIDEIYERALAKGAVGGKITGAGGGGFLLLYCEPPYREQVCKEMEALKLYRMDFHFDTGGARVLMNSVSGNGHAAAVNCLQGS; translated from the coding sequence GTGAGGATAAGTTTCGCCGGCGGCGGCACCGATCTTGAAGATTACTACGCCCGCTACGGTGGGATGGTAGTGAGCGCTGCAATCGATAAGTACTTCTACGTCTTCGTCAGCGCCAACGGCGGCCAGGGCGTTCACATCGGCTCCTCCGATTATCGCTGCTTCCACCGGTGGTCGGGGAGAAACGGCGGGCACTGGGACGGTGACCTTCGTCTACCGCGCGCCATCCTGGACGAGTTTGACATAAGTGGAGGGCTGTCCATCTTCCTCGCCTCTGAGATACCGCCGGGGACGGGTCTCGGCTCGTCAAGCACCGTCGCCGCCGCGCTCATAAAGGCGCTCAGCACCCTCACCGGCCACCGGCTCGATCCGATCCAGATCGCGGAAACGGCCTATCGCGTGGAAAGCGGGAAGCTGGGGCGGCCCTGCGGCAAGCAGGACCACTATGCGGCGGCCTTCGGCGGGCTGAACGCGATCTACTTCGAAAGCAGCGGCGTCCGCGTGGAGCCTCTGGACATCGATCTCGAGACGCGGGAACGCCTCTGCGAACGTCTCCTCCTGTTTTTCCTCGGCCGCTCGCGCAACGCCAGCGAGATCGGGAAAGCCCAGCAACAGGCGACGCGCGAGGGGAAACAGGACGTAATCGAGTCGCTCCACTATCTCAAGGAGACCGCCCGCGTGGCCCGGGAAGCGCTGAAAAGGGGCGACCTGCCGGTCCTGGGCGAAGTGTTGCGCGACTCCTGGGAGCGCAAGAAGAAGCTGGCCAGCGGCGTCAGCAATCCGCACATCGACGAGATATACGAACGGGCGCTGGCTAAAGGCGCCGTCGGCGGCAAGATTACGGGTGCCGGCGGCGGGGGCTTCCTTCTCCTCTACTGCGAGCCCCCGTACAGGGAACAGGTGTGCAAGGAGATGGAAGCGCTCAAGCTTTACCGAATGGACTTTCACTTCGACACAGGCGGCGCCCGCGTGCTCATGAACTCGGTCTCCGGAAACGGACACGCCGCCGCCGTCAATTGTCTGCAGGGTTCGTAA
- a CDS encoding polysaccharide biosynthesis tyrosine autokinase — protein sequence MGFARYLSLLRRWWWLLCLGTLVAGGVSYAVSRTLTPVYSASATLLVNQTQVPGTIAYNDILTSERLTRTYKELIEKRPVLEEVVDRLDVPFGWQELAGMITVSVVPDTQLLRLSVENADPALASRLANSTASVFIEQNTANELSRPGDVSIIEAATPPSSPVSPNVILNTAVAAFVGLLLAGGIAFLFEYLDDTVKSTEDLESGGLVCLGGIARFHRTRHPHDNLVAGSRSRHHLAEAYRILRTNVQFSTIDRPGQTLLVTSANPGEGKSTTAANLALVMAQAGKRVLLIDSDLRRPSIHRLFGLANDRGLTNLLLSPHPSPNGCAQVTRHDNLAVITSGPLPPNPSELLASKRFDALLDNIKTQADVIIFDSPPMLAVTDASILAAKADGAVLVVDSSRTRAEALQRAKDALLRSKTQLLGAVLNKLKLRGAGDYYYHYYYESPEKESKRKRAKRTGSRVESGVAGGR from the coding sequence ATGGGATTCGCTCGCTATCTCTCGCTTCTACGCCGGTGGTGGTGGCTCCTCTGCCTCGGCACTCTCGTCGCCGGGGGTGTGAGCTACGCCGTGAGCAGGACCCTTACCCCCGTATACAGCGCCAGCGCTACCCTCCTCGTCAACCAAACGCAGGTGCCCGGCACAATCGCCTATAACGACATCCTCACCAGCGAGCGGCTCACCCGCACCTACAAGGAGCTGATCGAAAAACGGCCCGTCCTCGAAGAGGTCGTCGACAGGCTCGATGTCCCGTTTGGCTGGCAGGAGCTGGCGGGGATGATAACCGTGAGCGTTGTCCCTGATACCCAACTCCTGCGTCTCTCGGTGGAGAATGCCGATCCCGCCCTTGCCAGCCGTCTCGCCAACTCGACCGCTTCCGTCTTCATCGAGCAGAACACGGCGAACGAGCTTTCGCGCCCGGGCGACGTGAGCATCATCGAGGCGGCGACGCCGCCGTCCTCGCCCGTTAGCCCGAACGTCATACTGAACACGGCCGTTGCCGCTTTCGTCGGCCTGCTGCTGGCTGGCGGCATCGCCTTCCTCTTCGAGTACCTCGATGACACCGTGAAGTCGACGGAAGACCTGGAATCGGGCGGACTTGTCTGCCTCGGCGGCATTGCCCGCTTCCACCGGACGAGGCACCCGCACGATAACCTCGTCGCCGGCAGTCGGTCGCGGCACCACCTCGCCGAGGCGTACCGCATCCTGCGCACGAACGTCCAGTTCAGCACCATCGACCGCCCCGGCCAGACCCTCCTCGTTACCAGCGCTAACCCGGGCGAGGGGAAGAGCACGACGGCCGCCAACCTCGCGCTGGTGATGGCGCAGGCGGGGAAGCGCGTCCTGCTCATCGACTCCGATCTGCGCCGTCCCTCGATCCACCGTCTCTTCGGCCTCGCCAACGACAGGGGCCTGACCAACCTGTTGCTTTCGCCGCACCCCTCGCCGAACGGCTGCGCTCAGGTCACCCGCCACGACAACCTGGCGGTGATAACCAGCGGACCGCTCCCGCCTAACCCGTCTGAGCTGCTCGCGTCAAAGCGGTTCGATGCCCTTCTCGACAACATCAAGACCCAGGCGGACGTAATCATCTTCGACAGTCCTCCCATGCTGGCCGTCACCGACGCCAGCATCCTCGCCGCCAAGGCTGACGGCGCCGTGCTTGTCGTTGACTCCAGCCGGACGCGCGCCGAGGCCCTCCAGAGGGCGAAGGATGCCCTGCTGCGCTCGAAGACGCAGCTCCTGGGAGCGGTGCTGAACAAGCTCAAACTGCGGGGAGCGGGCGACTACTACTACCACTACTACTATGAGTCGCCTGAGAAGGAGTCGAAGCGCAAGCGCGCGAAAAGGACAGGCAGCCGCGTCGAAAGCGGCGTCGCAGGAGGGCGCTGA
- a CDS encoding ABC transporter ATP-binding protein, protein MRYDDPNVITLEHVSKRYYLRSQRPTELKTALLHLPSFLQRSDRGRRPFWALDDISFSVRRGESLGVIGPNGSGKSTLLKIIADLAAPTKGKVTVNGRISALLELGAGFHPQITGRENAILNAVLLGLSRKEAEERLPEIIDFSELHDFIDQPMRTYSSGMYIRLGFAVAVHVKADVLLVDEVLAVGDTQFQQKCFDHIEKLRRDGVTIVVVSHDLGAVTRFCDRAILLQHGRLQIDGPSQPVVHEYLSRITAFLGQAISS, encoded by the coding sequence ATGCGTTATGACGACCCGAACGTGATAACGCTGGAGCACGTGTCGAAGCGCTACTACCTGCGGTCGCAGCGTCCGACTGAGCTAAAAACGGCGCTGCTGCACCTGCCTTCTTTTCTTCAACGCAGCGATCGCGGCCGGCGCCCCTTCTGGGCCCTCGACGACATCTCCTTCAGCGTGCGCAGAGGCGAGAGCCTGGGTGTCATCGGGCCTAACGGCTCCGGCAAGAGCACCCTGCTCAAGATCATTGCAGACCTCGCCGCGCCGACGAAGGGTAAGGTCACCGTCAACGGGCGCATCTCCGCCCTCCTCGAGCTCGGCGCCGGCTTTCACCCCCAGATCACCGGCCGCGAGAATGCGATCCTGAACGCCGTGCTGCTTGGTCTCAGCAGGAAGGAAGCGGAAGAGCGGCTGCCGGAGATAATCGATTTTTCCGAGCTGCACGACTTCATCGACCAGCCCATGCGCACTTATTCTTCCGGCATGTACATCCGTCTCGGTTTCGCGGTGGCGGTGCACGTGAAGGCGGACGTCCTTCTCGTCGACGAGGTGCTGGCGGTAGGAGACACGCAGTTCCAGCAGAAGTGCTTCGACCACATCGAAAAGCTGCGGCGGGACGGCGTCACTATCGTCGTCGTCTCGCATGACCTAGGAGCGGTAACGCGCTTTTGTGACCGCGCCATCCTTCTTCAGCACGGCCGTCTGCAGATAGACGGGCCCTCGCAGCCCGTGGTCCACGAATACCTCTCGCGCATCACCGCTTTCCTGGGCCAGGCGATATCATCCTAG
- a CDS encoding methyltransferase domain-containing protein, with protein sequence MGGRKRMVTLDINGIRRRRGALKVSRNLAPGVTVLADLEYGLPFKDDTVEEVYLDHTLENVQDLMKVMRELWRVCRAGALLHIWASHATSAWASTRNPGQKRLYTIETFEFFDPQKNRLAPPDAAFEIEHSRLYLTTMRQGQRPRLTGGLISSVVESLANKDRGSQYRWERWLGPLIGFEEFFVLLATVKAPPWAEEP encoded by the coding sequence ATCGGAGGCCGGAAGCGAATGGTCACTCTGGACATAAACGGCATTCGCAGGCGACGCGGCGCGCTCAAGGTCAGCAGGAACCTTGCCCCCGGCGTCACTGTCCTTGCCGACTTGGAGTACGGCCTGCCCTTCAAGGATGACACGGTGGAGGAAGTCTACCTCGACCACACGCTGGAGAACGTGCAGGACCTCATGAAGGTGATGAGGGAGCTCTGGCGCGTCTGCCGCGCCGGCGCCCTTCTGCATATCTGGGCTTCCCATGCCACCTCCGCCTGGGCAAGCACGCGTAACCCGGGCCAGAAGCGGCTGTACACCATCGAGACCTTCGAGTTCTTCGACCCGCAGAAGAACCGGCTTGCGCCCCCGGACGCGGCCTTCGAGATCGAGCACTCGCGGCTGTATCTCACGACGATGCGACAGGGGCAGCGGCCGCGGCTTACCGGCGGTCTCATCTCTTCCGTCGTGGAATCACTCGCGAACAAGGACCGCGGCAGCCAGTACCGCTGGGAGCGCTGGCTCGGCCCCCTCATCGGTTTTGAAGAGTTCTTCGTTCTCCTCGCCACCGTCAAGGCCCCGCCGTGGGCGGAAGAACCCTGA
- a CDS encoding class F sortase translates to MRKKGRRLRLTLVAALAVAGIVFFALTVTDGGEDRRSAAALPSPGSGDATLTPTPPGAEAVASVPARLVIPQIGVDAPVTVKGIDAAGVMEPPDGPEDVAWYAFTSRPGEGSNAVFSAHVDYHDYGPAVFARLGDLQKGDLVEVRLADASVYRYAVVLSRVYETAVAPTEEIVGPTSREVVTLITCTGRFDGVSRQYSHRLVVRAERV, encoded by the coding sequence ATGCGGAAGAAAGGACGGCGCCTCCGGCTAACGCTGGTCGCCGCACTCGCGGTCGCAGGCATCGTTTTCTTCGCGTTGACTGTGACTGACGGAGGCGAAGACAGGCGCAGTGCCGCTGCCCTGCCGTCTCCGGGGAGCGGAGACGCCACCCTCACCCCGACCCCGCCCGGCGCCGAGGCCGTCGCTTCCGTGCCGGCGCGTCTCGTCATCCCCCAGATTGGCGTCGACGCGCCCGTGACCGTGAAGGGAATCGACGCCGCGGGGGTGATGGAACCGCCCGACGGACCGGAGGACGTCGCCTGGTACGCCTTCACCTCTCGGCCGGGAGAGGGCAGCAACGCCGTCTTCTCCGCCCACGTCGACTACCACGATTACGGGCCCGCCGTCTTCGCGCGGCTGGGCGATTTGCAGAAGGGCGATCTCGTGGAGGTGCGCCTCGCCGACGCCTCGGTCTACCGCTACGCGGTGGTGCTGAGCCGCGTCTATGAGACCGCCGTCGCCCCCACGGAGGAAATCGTCGGGCCGACCAGTAGAGAGGTTGTGACGCTCATAACCTGTACCGGCCGGTTCGATGGCGTGTCCCGGCAATACAGCCATCGACTGGTCGTCCGGGCTGAGCGTGTGTAA
- a CDS encoding dual specificity protein phosphatase → MIAVPSLLRRAYALVRPARLTVWITPELALGPAFTNEQIPVLEREGVGAVIEVRSAPVDDEEALARRGIVLRRVPVKDRHAPTQRQLQATTRWALKQIASGRKVYVHCLSGLGRSPCMAIAVLIAMGHPFSDAYSAVKARRPWLNLSASQREALERFERGLREGGPATG, encoded by the coding sequence ATGATCGCTGTGCCCTCCCTGCTGCGCCGCGCGTACGCGCTCGTTCGTCCGGCACGCTTGACGGTCTGGATAACGCCGGAGCTGGCGCTCGGCCCCGCCTTCACCAACGAGCAGATACCGGTCCTCGAGCGGGAAGGGGTGGGCGCCGTCATCGAAGTGCGCAGCGCTCCGGTCGACGACGAGGAAGCGCTGGCGCGCCGTGGGATCGTCCTCAGGCGGGTGCCCGTCAAGGACCGCCATGCGCCGACGCAACGGCAGTTGCAGGCCACGACGCGCTGGGCGCTGAAGCAGATAGCGTCCGGCCGCAAAGTATACGTCCATTGCCTCAGCGGCCTCGGGCGCAGCCCCTGCATGGCAATCGCCGTCCTCATCGCCATGGGACACCCCTTCTCCGACGCTTATTCGGCCGTGAAGGCGCGCCGGCCCTGGCTCAACCTGTCCGCCTCGCAGCGGGAAGCGCTCGAGCGGTTCGAGCGGGGACTGCGCGAAGGCGGCCCTGCAACCGGCTGA
- a CDS encoding nucleotidyltransferase family protein: MKAMILAAGEGTRLRPLTIDRPKPMLDLAGRPLIAHLIELLRRHGVTEIAVNLHHRPEALQSYLGDGSALGVHVTYSYEDTLLGTAGAVKKLASFFDETFFVLYGDVLTDMDLSALAGFHRRARAVLTIALHRAEDPTRCGIVEIDGRGRVKRFVEKPEMWEVFSPWANAGVYVVEPEALQRVPENSFFDFGSDLIPLLIEAGAPVMGYVSSGYFLDIGSPARYRQAQSDLASGLLMSFPDEVPVVERMESMQSSG; encoded by the coding sequence ATGAAGGCGATGATCCTGGCGGCGGGAGAAGGCACGCGCCTGCGGCCCCTGACCATCGACCGCCCCAAGCCCATGCTCGATCTCGCGGGCCGGCCCCTGATCGCCCACCTCATCGAGCTGCTCCGCCGCCACGGGGTGACGGAGATAGCGGTGAACCTGCACCACAGGCCGGAAGCCTTGCAGTCCTATCTGGGCGACGGCTCCGCCCTTGGCGTCCACGTCACCTACTCGTATGAGGACACGCTGCTGGGGACGGCGGGCGCAGTCAAGAAGCTCGCGTCTTTCTTCGACGAGACGTTTTTCGTGCTCTACGGCGACGTCCTCACCGACATGGACCTTTCTGCTCTCGCCGGGTTCCACCGGCGAGCCCGCGCAGTCCTCACGATCGCGCTTCACCGCGCCGAGGACCCGACCCGCTGCGGCATCGTCGAGATCGACGGCAGAGGCCGGGTGAAGCGCTTTGTCGAGAAGCCGGAGATGTGGGAGGTCTTTTCGCCTTGGGCGAACGCGGGCGTGTATGTGGTGGAGCCGGAGGCGCTGCAGCGGGTACCGGAGAACTCATTCTTCGATTTCGGGTCTGATCTCATCCCTCTTCTCATCGAAGCCGGAGCGCCGGTGATGGGGTACGTCAGCAGCGGTTACTTCCTCGATATCGGTTCGCCGGCGCGCTACCGGCAGGCCCAGTCGGATCTGGCGTCCGGCCTGCTGATGAGTTTTCCTGACGAGGTTCCCGTCGTTGAACGAATGGAGAGCATGCAGAGCAGTGGCTAG
- a CDS encoding ABC transporter permease, which translates to MTARELKLRYQDTALGFIWSLLKPLLLGAVLYFALQRVVRIRVDDYHLVLLSALFPWIWFQTSVLLASPVISHNGNLIKKVHFPRYVLPFATVANNMVHFLLTLPVLAIFVVASGYRPSLTWIVGIPVLTLVELVLLMGVVLFISSINVYFRDLEHLVEVFLNLLFYVTPIIYPLDIVPDRYQNLLLVNPLTSLMEAWRDLFIDNALPSPEALWPCLLFTALACAVGSAVFGRLERGFADAL; encoded by the coding sequence ATCACCGCGAGGGAGCTAAAGCTAAGGTACCAGGATACCGCGCTCGGTTTCATCTGGTCGTTGCTCAAGCCCCTCCTGCTGGGGGCCGTTCTGTATTTTGCCCTCCAGCGCGTCGTCCGCATCAGAGTAGACGACTATCACCTCGTGCTGCTCTCCGCCCTCTTCCCCTGGATCTGGTTTCAGACGTCGGTGCTGCTCGCTTCGCCCGTGATCTCTCACAACGGCAACCTCATCAAGAAAGTGCACTTTCCCCGCTACGTGCTGCCGTTCGCGACCGTCGCCAACAACATGGTCCATTTTCTGCTCACGCTGCCCGTTCTCGCCATCTTCGTCGTCGCCTCCGGTTACCGGCCCTCCCTGACGTGGATCGTCGGTATTCCCGTTCTCACGCTCGTCGAGCTCGTGCTGCTCATGGGCGTTGTGCTCTTCATCTCGTCCATCAACGTCTACTTCCGAGACCTGGAGCACCTGGTCGAGGTATTCCTCAACCTGCTGTTCTACGTCACACCCATCATCTATCCGCTCGACATCGTGCCCGACAGGTACCAGAACCTTCTTCTGGTGAACCCGCTTACCTCGCTTATGGAGGCCTGGCGCGATCTCTTCATCGACAACGCGCTCCCCAGTCCGGAGGCGCTCTGGCCGTGTCTGTTATTTACCGCGCTCGCCTGCGCCGTCGGCAGCGCCGTGTTCGGGCGGTTGGAGAGGGGTTTCGCCGATGCGTTATGA
- a CDS encoding DUF4012 domain-containing protein, which produces MPLLLLALALTAALGTLALLHYRGLYSDAEGAKDLLLAAQESLRESRLDATAADLERAEADLTEAEAGFRRTRDSLRSDPLLRLLAWTPWLGEQVDAAEEVLAMGAEASAIGLNGVAVAREYQAVRSEQDSRITEKAMTLLDNVEPHMTAMNAALNSILARRERLDGHPLLPPLRSAVAEVDKRRGELEELVDTYEEAAALFPDFLGFNGPRTYLVLAQNNAELLPTGGLISAYGVVTFNQGRVEEMTFADAIAFGERWQEETGEYVEPPAPLKQYLLKDYSWNLDVANWSPDFPTAARQALFFFEKGGGRPVDGVIGINVSTLQELLSVTGPVTVEEYGVTVNTENALEVTEALTRTPLEPQGDRKAFVAFLAEEMLQRLMRLPSDRWTPLLDALEELRDEKEVLFYSLDPQLQAVAERMGLDGGLRETPGDYLMLVEASVNSTKLNIVIDQEIEVRLALDDLGNAEKEVRVRYRNDLPSWEQGRDPDLVRRLMLDGLYGGYLRLFTAAKSRLVSVEIDGAEAGPSEIGEEQGKGVFGRFFALPSGAAREVAFHWATPAVVDFRGELAEYRLLFQKQPGAAAAPLMVTVSIPPGAELVSLELDGRALEDAGLRVRTDLSRDREIVVKYKPVG; this is translated from the coding sequence TTGCCTCTGCTCCTGCTCGCTCTCGCGCTGACGGCAGCGCTGGGCACCCTCGCCCTGCTGCACTACCGCGGCCTCTACAGCGACGCGGAGGGCGCAAAAGACCTCCTGCTCGCCGCCCAGGAATCGCTGCGGGAAAGCAGGCTGGATGCGACCGCCGCCGACCTGGAGCGGGCCGAGGCCGACCTGACGGAGGCTGAGGCAGGTTTTCGCCGCACCCGCGACTCCCTCCGCAGCGACCCGCTGCTCCGGCTCCTGGCATGGACGCCGTGGCTGGGCGAGCAGGTCGATGCGGCCGAGGAAGTGCTGGCGATGGGCGCCGAAGCGAGCGCCATCGGCCTCAACGGCGTGGCCGTGGCCAGGGAGTATCAGGCCGTCCGCTCTGAGCAGGACAGCCGGATTACTGAGAAAGCGATGACTTTACTCGACAACGTAGAGCCGCACATGACGGCGATGAACGCCGCGCTCAACAGCATACTGGCGAGGCGGGAACGGCTTGACGGCCATCCGCTCCTGCCGCCGCTTCGCAGCGCCGTCGCGGAAGTCGATAAGCGTCGCGGCGAACTGGAGGAACTGGTCGACACCTACGAGGAGGCGGCCGCCCTCTTCCCCGATTTCCTCGGTTTCAACGGGCCGCGCACCTACCTCGTCCTCGCCCAAAACAACGCCGAACTGCTGCCCACCGGCGGTCTCATCTCCGCATATGGCGTCGTCACCTTCAATCAGGGCCGCGTCGAGGAGATGACGTTCGCCGATGCCATCGCCTTTGGAGAGCGCTGGCAGGAGGAGACGGGCGAGTACGTCGAGCCGCCGGCGCCCCTCAAGCAGTACCTGCTCAAGGACTATAGCTGGAACCTCGACGTGGCCAACTGGTCGCCCGACTTCCCGACGGCGGCCCGCCAGGCGCTCTTCTTCTTCGAGAAGGGCGGCGGCCGCCCCGTCGACGGCGTGATCGGAATAAACGTGAGCACGCTGCAAGAGCTGCTTTCGGTGACCGGCCCTGTGACTGTGGAGGAATACGGCGTGACCGTCAACACGGAGAACGCGCTTGAAGTAACGGAGGCGCTGACGCGCACGCCCCTCGAGCCGCAAGGCGACAGGAAGGCGTTCGTAGCGTTTCTGGCGGAGGAGATGCTCCAGCGCCTCATGCGCCTGCCGTCCGACCGCTGGACGCCGCTCCTCGACGCACTGGAGGAGCTGCGCGACGAGAAAGAGGTCCTCTTCTATTCGCTTGACCCGCAGCTCCAGGCGGTGGCGGAGAGGATGGGCCTCGACGGCGGTCTCCGCGAAACGCCGGGCGACTATCTCATGCTCGTGGAGGCGAGCGTCAACAGCACCAAGCTCAACATCGTCATCGATCAGGAGATCGAAGTCCGGTTGGCGCTCGATGACCTCGGCAACGCCGAAAAAGAGGTGCGCGTCCGCTATCGCAACGACCTCCCGTCGTGGGAGCAGGGACGCGACCCCGATCTTGTCCGGCGGCTCATGCTTGACGGCCTCTACGGCGGCTACCTGCGCCTCTTCACTGCCGCCAAAAGCCGGCTCGTTAGCGTGGAGATCGACGGCGCGGAGGCGGGCCCGAGCGAGATCGGGGAGGAGCAGGGAAAGGGCGTTTTCGGCCGGTTCTTCGCGTTGCCGAGCGGCGCCGCGAGAGAAGTGGCGTTCCACTGGGCAACGCCTGCGGTCGTCGATTTCCGCGGCGAGCTTGCCGAGTACCGTCTGCTGTTCCAGAAGCAGCCCGGCGCGGCGGCCGCGCCGCTCATGGTGACCGTTTCGATTCCGCCCGGCGCGGAGCTGGTGTCCCTCGAGCTCGACGGCAGGGCGCTCGAGGACGCCGGCTTACGCGTCCGGACGGATCTGTCGCGCGACCGCGAGATCGTGGTCAAGTACAAGCCTGTGGGCTGA
- a CDS encoding Ig-like domain-containing protein — protein MKWFSLKLAALGMVAVLLGLVSVQSAAANYPPPAGSATLSASATTAATGTDVALTLTVVDSAGSALAGKACTLYVASQPGSDASVSQSGSTTDANGVLTGSLYTGTTPGAVQVVANCGNLFAGVTVLVSGAVVPPQAPVEPVGITLPPTGFAPAAGTLWTGIVAAMLCGGILAVGAGCALRLAGTRVRDNS, from the coding sequence ATGAAGTGGTTCAGTCTCAAGCTAGCCGCTCTGGGTATGGTGGCGGTGCTGCTAGGGCTGGTGTCTGTGCAGTCGGCAGCCGCCAACTACCCGCCGCCGGCAGGATCGGCGACCCTCAGCGCGTCGGCCACGACGGCGGCAACGGGCACTGACGTGGCCCTGACCCTGACGGTCGTCGACAGCGCGGGCAGCGCCCTCGCCGGCAAGGCCTGCACGCTTTACGTCGCCAGCCAGCCCGGCTCCGACGCGAGCGTCAGCCAGAGCGGCTCCACGACGGACGCGAACGGCGTGCTCACCGGAAGCCTCTACACGGGGACCACGCCCGGCGCAGTGCAGGTCGTCGCGAACTGCGGCAACCTGTTCGCCGGCGTCACCGTGTTGGTGTCCGGCGCCGTCGTGCCGCCGCAGGCGCCCGTCGAGCCGGTAGGGATCACGTTGCCGCCGACCGGCTTCGCGCCCGCGGCCGGGACGCTGTGGACCGGCATCGTCGCCGCCATGCTGTGCGGCGGGATTCTGGCCGTCGGCGCCGGCTGCGCCCTGCGTCTGGCAGGAACCCGCGTCAGAGACAACTCGTAG
- a CDS encoding class I SAM-dependent methyltransferase, whose protein sequence is MLEPAVDLDYDLDEDKGLYTGWLFQGLCRAHHFFFDRVRQAVVDTTVDGPPGRVLDVGCGIAYEAAIFSRRGWQSWGLEPSPAMLARARTNVERSRARVTLVRGIAERLPFKDDAFDRVLCQGSLDHFADPQAFVAELARILKPEGRAVIALTNYDSLSCRLGRVVFAVRRAFGLPLPPPEYRYWQPPVTHTFRGNHASIAGLGGSRLRMERCFGISLLWLLPRWTQIVERMPAPLGEAALRALDGVAYRLPALADMIVSVWTPFGRWKA, encoded by the coding sequence ATGCTGGAACCTGCCGTCGACCTGGACTACGACCTCGACGAAGACAAGGGCCTGTACACGGGCTGGCTCTTCCAGGGCCTCTGCCGCGCCCACCACTTCTTCTTCGACCGGGTGCGGCAGGCGGTCGTCGACACCACGGTGGACGGCCCGCCGGGACGCGTTCTGGACGTAGGCTGCGGCATAGCCTACGAAGCGGCGATCTTCTCCCGCCGCGGCTGGCAGTCGTGGGGTCTCGAGCCCTCCCCGGCCATGCTGGCCCGCGCGCGGACGAACGTCGAGCGATCGCGGGCGCGGGTGACGCTGGTCCGGGGGATCGCCGAGCGCCTGCCCTTCAAGGACGACGCCTTCGACCGCGTCCTTTGCCAGGGCTCGCTCGACCATTTCGCCGACCCGCAGGCGTTTGTCGCCGAGCTCGCGCGTATCCTCAAGCCGGAGGGCCGGGCCGTAATCGCCCTAACCAATTACGACAGCCTCTCTTGCCGCCTGGGGCGCGTTGTCTTCGCCGTCAGACGCGCTTTCGGCCTTCCCCTGCCGCCGCCGGAGTACCGCTACTGGCAGCCGCCCGTCACCCACACCTTCCGGGGGAACCACGCCTCCATCGCCGGGCTGGGCGGGTCCCGGCTGCGAATGGAGCGCTGTTTTGGTATCTCTCTCCTGTGGCTATTGCCCCGCTGGACGCAGATCGTCGAGCGCATGCCGGCGCCCCTCGGCGAGGCGGCGCTGCGGGCGCTTGACGGAGTGGCCTATCGGTTACCCGCCCTGGCGGATATGATTGTCTCGGTGTGGACTCCCTTCGGGAGGTGGAAAGCCTGA